A stretch of DNA from Gimesia chilikensis:
CGACGTTGCCGATTTTCTTCGTCGTCTCTTTCAGCTGCTGCGCCAGCGTGCCGAACGGCTTGTAGCGGTAATAGCCGATCTTGATCCGGTCGATGCCCTGTTCCTGCGCGGTCGCCAGAATCCGTTCGGCGTTTTTGTCGGGCTCTTCAATCATCGTCGTCAGAAACAGGATCTTCACACCCGCCTCTTTCGCCGCCGCACACGCTAACGGCAGTTCCTGCTCCGCATTCTCAGGCAGGATATGCCCCTTGGGCCGCACGGTCAGATCGAGGCCGTCCAGGCCGATCGACTTGAACGCTTTACACACCTCGGGAATCGGCATGTCCTGAAAGCTCTTGGTGAACGCCCCCAGTTGATAGCCGTCCGCTGACTTCTCTTTTTTCGTCTCACCCGCCTGCACAGACGCGGATTCCGCTGCGCCGCCGGCCAGCATGGTGCCTGCCAGGGCCGAGAGAGACGCCTGTTTGAGAAAATCCCGTCGGGGAAGCCGATTATGAGGGTGGGGAGTATTCCGCATGTTGAAAACCTTCTTTATGATCAGTTGTCGGGTAGAATTCGAGGGAGACCTTTATATAGAGTATGATCACCGTTCGACCCATTTTCTACCGGTATTGACCGTTTTACTGAAATCCCAAAAGAACCACTGTCCGCATGTCTGAGCCGCTCACCCTGATCGCCACGTCCACCTTTGGCCTCGAAGCCGTCGTCGCCCGCGAACTGAAGCAGCTGGGCTACGAAGACCAGACGGTCGAAAACGGTCGCGTCATGTTCCAGGCGGATAAAGCAGCGATCTGCCGCTGCAATCTCTGGCTCCGCAGTGCTGACCGCATCCTGATCTGCCTCGGCGAATTTACGGCTCTCGACTTCGACGATCTCTTCGACGAAACCCGCGACCTGGAATGGGAACGCTGGCTGCCTCCCTCCGCACGCTTCCCCGTGCGGGCCACCGCGGTCCGCTCCAAAATCAACAGCGCCAAAAACTCACAGAAGATGGTCAAGAAAGCGATCGCCGAGCGTCTCAAGGATCATTACATCAAAGACTGGTTCCCCGAAGACGGCCCCATGTACTCGGTCAGCGTCTCGATCCTCAAAGATCGCGCTACGCTCTGTATCGACACCACGGGTCCCGGTCTGCACAAGCGCGGCTATCGCAAGCTGACAGCCGGTGCCCAGCTCAAAGAGACACTCGCCGCCGGGCTGATCCAGCTCAGCTACTGGAACAACGAACGTGCCCTGGTCGACTCCTGTTGTGGTTCAGGTACGATTCCCATCGAAGCCGCCCTCATCGGCACCAACACTGCCCCCGGACTCAACCGGAGTTTCGTCGCGGAAGAGTGGCACAAAATTCCCGCCGAACTCTGGAGTGAGGCCCGCGAAGAGGCCCGTGACCTGCAGGACCTCGACGCCCTCTCATTCCGTCTGCAGGGCTACGACATCGACCCCGGCATGATCCGCATGGCCCGCTACCATGCCCGCGAAGCGGGTGTCGATGAGCTCGTCCATTTTCAGGATCAGCCGGTCGCCGAATTCAGCACCCCCCGCAAGTACGGCTGCATCATCACCAACCCCCCATACGGGGAACGACTCGGCGAAAAGGAAGAAGCCGAGGTCATCTACCGCCAGATGAAAGAGGTCTTCGCGCCCCTGGATACCTGGTCGATCTACGTGCTCACCTCGCATCCCGGTTTCGAACGCATCTTCGACCGCAAGGCCCGCCGCCGCAAACTGTATAACGGGCGCATCGAATGCACCTATTACCAGTTTCCCGGGCCACCCCCGCCGCGCAAAAGGTCTCCCTGGGACGACGCGACGAATACGGATTCAGAGTCTACATCGGAAACAGACGCCGACGCCCCCGCTGACGACACAACCGACTCCGCCGACTGAAGTCAGCTGGACCACATATTACGGATATTCTTGCGAATATCCTCGGCCGTCGTTTCGATCTGCGCCTCTTCGGGCGTATCCAGATCCTCGGCGTTAAACGCAGGCCGCCGCTGAAACAGGGGGAGCGTCTTTGAAGAAATGAACCGCGTCAGCTGCGCGTAACTGTGTGCCTGGTTCCAGCGACGGTTCTGGAAATACTGGCGATGCGGGAAACAGACATAGAGCCAGTTCTTCGCCCGCGTGAGCGCCACGTAGAACAGCCGACGTTCCTCGTCGATCTCATCATTGCTCTCCAGCGACATCTCAGACGGAATGCTGCCGTCCGCCGCCTGCAATACATAGACCGCGTCCCACTCGAGTCCTTTCGAAGAATGAATCGTACTCAGCACCAGGAAGTCGTCGTCCGTCTTACTGCTGTCATTCGCAATGTCCTGCGTCGAACTGGGTGGGTCGAGCGTGATCTCTTCCAGGAAACTCATCCGGCTGCTGAACCGGCTGGCGACCTGCTCGAGCTGTTCCAGATCGCGCTGGCGGGCCGGCCCGTTGTCGTACTGCTGATCGAGCAGGGGACTGTAAAATGTCCGCACCTGGTGAACTTCGGACGAAATCCCTTTTTTCTCGGACTGCGGCGATGACAGGTTCTTCATCAGCCGAATGAATAAAGGCCAGTGCTCGACCGTCGCCGCCGGTGGTTTGAACTCCGACCAGGCATCAAAACGAAAACCGGATTCCGCCAGCAGGTTGAGCAGCTGCTGCGCTTTCTTCTGACCGATGCCCGGCAGCAATGTCAGCACACGCAGACCGGAAACCGCATCGCGGGGGTTCTCCGCCAGTCGCAGATACGCCATCAGGTCTTTGACGTGTGCCGTTTCAATGAACTTCAATCCGCCGTACTTATGATAGGCAATGTTCCGCCGCGCCAGTTCGACTTCCAGCGCGAGGCTGTGATGCGAAGCCCGGAACAGCACCGCCTGCTGATTGAGGGGAATGCCCGCCTCCAGGTGTTCGAGTACCTGCGTCACCACGAAGTCGGCCTGCTCGTTATTGTCGCTGCAGTCCACCAGAATCGGTGGCTCGCCGGCAATCTTCGACGACCAGAGTTTCTTCTCGTAGCGTTCATGTGCTTCATCAATGATCTGATTTGTCGCCGCCAGTATCGGCTGCGTGCTGCGGTAGTTCTCTTCCAGCGTGACCACCGTCGTCCCCGGATACTCTTCCGGAAAATCGAGAATGTTCCGCACCGTCGCCGCCCGGAAGGAATAGATCGACTGAGCATCGTCGCCCACCACCGTCAGACCTGCGCCATCGGGACAGAGATTTTTCAGGATGCCGGACTGTAATACGTTCGTGTCCTGGTACTCGTCCACCAGCACCGCTTCGAACTGACCTCGCAGCAGTTTACCTCCCGCGGGATCGGAAGAGAGTGCGTGCCAGAACAGGAGCAGATCGTCATAGTCGAGTATGTTCTGCTGCTCCTTACGATCGACGAACGCCTGAAACAGCTGCTTGAGTGCCTCTACATGTTCCAGGCACCAGGGGTAATACCGTTCGAGTACCGGCTCCAGCTTGAGGCAGGTATTCACACAACGGCTGTAAATCTCGACCAGTGTCCCTTTGCGGGGAAACTTGGCCACGTTGTTTCCCAGTTCGAGTTCACTCCGTAGAGAGCTCATCAGGTCTTCGGCGTCGCTGCGATCGATGATCGTAAAGTCATCCGGCAGACCGATCGACTGACCGTAGCGTCTCAGTAGACGCGCTGCCGTAGAGTGGAACGTACCTCCCCAGATGCTCCGTGAGCGAGCCGAGGCAGCATGTTCGCGACTATCGCCCATCGCCCGCAACAGTGCATCGACGCGGCGGACCATCTCATTCGCGGCTCTGCGGGAGAAGGTCAGCAATAGAATCCGGCTCGGATCGATGCCCTGCGAAATCAGCCAGGCCACCCGGTGTGAAAGCGTGGTCGTCTTTCCCGTTCCCGCACCGGCGATGATCAACAGCGAACCGGTATCGTGACAGGCCGCCGCCCGTTGCTGGGGGTTCAGCTGCGCGAACAGGTCTTCAATGTGTTGCGGAATCTCTGACATCCGTGCCTCATTGGGGTCGAACGAAGTGAAAAACGAAACTCAACCCCTATTTTCGCGGCACAGACGATGATCGCAAGGGGCGGCCGCCAAAATTGTGCAGAACGACCGTTTTTCCCTGCGTTCAGGCTCGTTTACAGCTCACGCAAACGCATATTCCGATAGTGCACCTGGTTCACCAGGTTCCCGTGAATCTGCAGCGCGATGATCCCCTTCAGCGGAATCTGCGGGTCTGCTTCGACATAATCGACCGTCTGCACTCCGTTGATCCAGAGCTGAATCCGTGGCCCCTGGCAGCGAATCCGATACGTGTTCCAGTCATTCATCCGGACGGGCAGGTCGCGAATCTCTTTGGGCGGACCGGCCAGAATCTTCCGTCGACGCGATTCGTCATACAGACACCCCCAATACCCGGTCCCCAGGTCGGCCTGGAAACCGCTGACTTCATGATCGTCGGGAATCTCTGCAGTACGAATCTGCACACCCGCGTTGGTCTTCTCGCCCAGCAGCTTGAATTCCAGAATCAGTTCGAAGTCTTCGTACTCTTTATCCGAACGCAGAAACTCGTTCTGCTTGACCTTCTCCGTCAGGCTGCCGGCGACGATCTCACCATCTTCAATCCGGAAGATCTCCTCGTTCCCGTGCCAGCCGTTAAATGTTTTCCCATCGTACAGCGGCTGAAACCCGAGTGCCTGCTCTTCCTGCGCCGCCTGGGCGCTGATCCGTTCCAGCTGCTGTTCTGCCCGCTGCTTGAGACCCGCGTTGTCTGTTGTTGTTATTACCTGCTGTAACGCATCTCGCAGCAGTGTGTTCTCGATCGGCGTTCCCCGTTCGGCCCACGATACAATCGTCGCGGACGCGGCAACGTTCAGATCTTTCTCCTTGAGCAGATTGATGGTGAAGTTGACCGCTTCGGGAGTCGGATAACGCCGCAGCACTTCAAACACAAGCTTCTTCTCATCGTTCCGCTCCGCATTCGCGAGCGTATTACGACAGACTTCCAGCCGTTCAGCCGGCGTCATATTCAGCTGCCGGGCCACGCGGATGTATCCCCGCAGCGCACGGATTTGATACTTACGATTCTCCAGTGACTGCGCCAGATCGAGCAGCGGCGGTGCGACATCAATCGTCACCCATTTGCCCAGCAGGTCGGTCGCTGTGTTCTGTAAGGCATCCTCATTCGAACGGGCCGCCTGCACCACGGTTTTCAATGCGGTCTCGCCGCCGATCGCTGCCAGCTGATTCAGGATCAGCTGCTGTTGCTCAATCGACGCCCCGTCCATCGCCTGTGCCAGCGTCTGCGCCGTCTCTTCGAGCGGCAACCGGGAGCAGGCCGCTTTGAGGGCATCGCTGATCGCAGCATCACCCGGATTCTTCACCGCCAATGTAATCAGCTTTGGCAGATCGTCTGAAGACGTCGTTCCCCCCAGTGCCTGGATGGCAGCCTGTTTGACTTCCGGATTCGAGTGACCCACCAGCTGATAGACAGCGGGAGTCAACGAACTCAGCCGACAATCACCGGCCAGCTGAAGCCCCGCCAGTTGCTGAGAGAGTGCCTCACTCTCGACCAGCTTCCGGGTACTCTCTTCAATCGCGGACTGCACTTTGTCAGCAGTTTGACTGCCGTTCATTTTTCCAATCGTATCTGCAGTCGCCTCGGTCAGAGCAGATGGACTCTGCTTGAGCTTTCCAAACAATGCACCGAGCACCTGCAGCTGTTCGTCAGCCTTCAACACAGACACCAGCTCACCCAGCGAGAGGACTGCCTGCAGTTGTAAGGCTTCACTGTCACTTTTCAGCGCCTGCTGAATCAAAGGCAGGGCACTCGCATTTTTGGACTGACTCAGCGCGGCAATCACGAGCCCCTTCCGCTCGTCAGACAGCTCCGGATAGACGGCCACTAACGTCGTCGACGCTTCCGGTCCCACCTTACGCGCTGCCTGCAAACCAGCCCGGAATCGCGCCAGGTCGTCGGCTTTGAGTGTTTTCGCTAACAGGTCGAACCCGTCCTTGCCCAGCAGCACAATCGCCCGCTGCGTCGCCGCCAGGTTGACGTTCTCCGGCAGATCCGCTTGCAACACCACTTCCGTCAGCTCGACTGCCTCTCCCTTGTTGCTGTCAGCCAGCGAACGGGCACACATCAACAGGGCAAACGCGACTTCCTGCTTCACCGCACCCCGGTCGGTTCCCAGCGATTGTTTCAACGTAGCCGCCGCATCGCTTGTACCAATCGCCCCCAGGGCATGCGCTGCTGCAATCGCGACTTTCGGATTATCATTCGCCAGCAGTTTCGCCAGTTCAGCGGTTGCCCCTTTGTCTCTCCGTTTCGCCAGCGAGTTGATCACCCCCACCAGCTGGTCCCCCTTGACCGACTTGAGAGCCGCTTCCAGAGCCTGGTCGGCAGCGTCAGCAGGAATGTTCTCCAGAGCCGAACGGGCGTAGGTCGCCAGTTTTTCATCACCGAGATATTTGGCAATCGCAGGCACCGACTTCGCATCGCCAATCGCCGCCAGTCGGCGACAGGCCATCGCTTTATCGTAAGTGGAAGCATCGGAATTAAGAACGTTGACCAGCCGGGTTGCTTCCGAATCGGATTTCTCCGCGGCGGAAACCAGGTTGGCAGAACAGAACAGACTGACAGAAAGAATTGTGAGCAGACAGAATCTGAACGAGAACATGAGTGAGGATCCCTCAAGTGCTGAAGTAGTTAAAGCTGATTCAGGAAAACGGATGACGACGGTCAGCGGCGTAGACTAAACGGTCCACGGCTCCCGCATGGCGCGGCTCCGCATGCGGTTCGCTTCATCATCATTCACGAATTCTTCTTTGACCGGATCAAATTGGACTTTGCGACCCAGCTTCCAGGCAATCGCAGCCGCGTGGCAGGCGATGTGCGAACGGGCCATCACGTCTTCATTCGCAGCCGGCTGCGAACGGGTTTTCACACAGTTAAAGAAATCACGTACATGGAACTTGGGCGATGTTCCCGGAATCGCACTCGGCGAGGGCAGGGAGGCCCGCAAACGGTTCGAGGAAACCGCCGTCTGTCCCGAGTCACCAGTTTCGACCCAGCCTTCTTCCCCTTCGAAACGGACCGGACAGGTTCCCAGACCCATCCAGCCATTCCGCCGCATGACCAGCTTCACGCCGTTTTCGTAGACGCACTCAATCACATTGTCGTTGGGCACATCCATCGGTTCATAGGTCACGGGCATCGTGTCATCCGCTTCCAGCGCCCACTGGCAGATATCCAGTGTATGCGCGCCCCAGTCGAGCAGCTTGGCCCCGGAATCGAAATCGTAATGACCGCGCCAGGCACCATCTACATACGCATGGTTATACGGACGCCACGGTGCAGGGCCGAGCCACATGTTCCAGTCGACCACTTCCGGATCGGGTTCGGGTTCGGCAGGCAGCCAGTCGTGACGATCGATCAACTGGTAGATCGAAGCATGCACGGTATGAATCTTCCCCAGCTGACCGGACTGTGCCAGATGAGCCGCATGCGCGAAGTTTGACACATTCCGCCGCTGAGTCCCCGCCTGGAATACACGGCCGGTACGCTGAATCGTCTGCTGCAGCTTGCGGGCCAGTTCAATGGAAATCGCACATGGCTTCTCGGAGTAAACGTCTTTCCCCGCTTCCGCAGCCATCATTGAAGCGGTCGCGTGCCAGCGGTCCCCCGTGGCAATCAGCACGGCGTCAATGTCATCCCGCGCGAGCAGCTCGCGAAAATCGCGATAGGTTTCGCATTTCTGATCGCCGTTGGCTTTGTCGGCCATTTCCTTTACGGTCTTCCGCTGATCCGCACGCACATCGGCGATCGCCACAAACTGCACATCGGGCTGTTCGAGCATGTGGCTCAGCACGTAGCCGCCCCGCCGACGAATGCCGATTCCCCCCAGGATAATTCGCTCACTGGGAGCAACGGTGCCGTTCAGGCCCAGCGCGGTGCCGGGAATGATCAGGGGGGCAGAAAAGACCGTGCTGGCGGCAGCAGCGGTTTTAATAAAATCACGACGATTAAGCGCACTGGAATTCGTCATCGGTTTCTCCTCAAAAGCCATCTGAGAACAGGCTGAGTTCGGGTATGTCGTCTCTGTGAGAGTACCAAAGGATGGAAACAGGCGGGATGCTGTTTCATTTATTGTAATGGTCCCGGCGGCGTGCGTCTCTGAAATTGGCCCCATTTTGTGCAGATTTGATGCTTTCCAAACTTAAGGAAACTTATAAATACCACGCTGCGTTCCGCCTCCCGCCGAACCGATTTTGCCCTCGAATTGTCCCTCTGCTATGATGCTCCCGCCCGACGACCGCTGACCTCCTTTTCCCTGTGAAAGACGAACCATGGGACAACGTTTTAACGAACTCTCCGAAAAACTGATCGACTTCATCAACGACCAGCGGCTGTTCTTCGTCGGCACTGCCACCGCCGACAGCCGCATCAATGTCTCCCCCAAAGGGATGGACTCCTTCCGCGTCCTGGGCCCCAACCGCGTGATCTGGCTCAACATGACCGGCAGCGGCAACGAAACCTCGGCCCACATCCAGCAGGACGGCCGCATGACCGTCATGTTCTGTGCCTTCACCGGCAAACCTTTGATCCTCCGGCTCTACGGACAGGCCCGCGTGATCCATCCCTACGACAGCGACTGGACGGAACTCTCCGCCCACTTCCCCCCGATCCCCGGCGCCCGCCAGGTCTTCGATATGCACGTCGATCTGGTCCAGACCTCCTGCGGCATGGCTGTCCCCTATTTCGATTACGTCGAAGAACGCGAACAGCTCAAAACCTGGGCCACCAAACAGGGCACCGCAGGCATCCAGCAATACTGGCACGACAAAAACCAGCAAAGCCTGGACGGCATCCCCACGCACATCCTGCAAGACCAGTAATGCCCGGCATGGTTCCCGCCGGCTATCTGGCCAAACGTGTCGCGACAGAGACCAGTTGGCTCGCCAACACTCAGGTCGAGGACATCTACGCGCTCAGTAACTGCATCTCCGACGACTTCGGCGACTACACTCAATTCTGGAAACACAACAATTACTGGCTCTTCAACTCCCCCGCAGTCCTCCTCGATCTGGCAGAGGAAGCGGGCCTCGATCTGACGGGCACGAAGCTGTTCTACTACGAAGTCTTTGAGCAACAGTACCATGCAACAGGTTCCTGGCAACCCTTCACCGTCGACAACGGACTGCCCACCCGCGTCGAAGTCCCCCCGACAAAACAGCTGGAAGGCTTCGACATCGTGACCTTCTCCCTGGGCCCTGTGCCGGAATGCTCCTGCCTTTCCTGTAACCTCATGGCAGAACTCGTGCCCGTCAATCGCCACTGCCTGCTGCAAACCTTCGAGGAAGCATATACCCTCTTGTCCGCAGACGTTTTCAAAGACTGCGAACCAGGCCCCTATCGCATCTTTGCCGTGTATTCGGTGACAGAACAATAAACGGGGTAACCCCGAATCAAATTCGGGCCGAGCGCCAGCCCCGATTCCTCACTCGGTTCCCTTTCCCAGTCCAACCTCCCCCGAATATGAATTACACGCAAATCACCTTGACCTTCGTCCCTCAACCAGATAAACATTCAGACAGATCAAAGCTCGTTTAGCCCCTGTTCCACGAAAGTTCACAGGTCCATGCAACAACTTAGGCTGATTCTCTTTCTGGTCGTTTCTCAGTTACTCTGGATCCCACTGGCGATGGCGGAGACAGACTCCGCATCGGCACCCCTCACAGCAAAAAAACCGCAGCACATTGAATTCGAGCGTTGGCGGTCGATCCTCAATGACTGGCGGGCGCGCCGCGATCAACTCCGCACCGCCCGGGTAAAGGTCCGCGGTGAAGAACAATGGTCTTACACCGAGAAGTTGGCCGCAGGGAAAACGGAAACACGCATCCTGCGGCAAACTTTTAAACTGGAGGGGCGACTGGATCTGAAAAGTCAAACTCAACGCTGGTCAACAACCCGCTTCGATGCTCAAAACGAAATTCATGTCCAACTTTCAGACTTGGAGCGAATCCGGTATTGGCTCAGAAACGGCGTTGCCAGTACGGTTTCCTTCCCGCTCCGTGTCTGGGATCCCGAGTTAAAAGCGCCCCGTTCGCTCAATTACTGGAATCCACTAGACTCTGGATTCAATCAGTTTGATATCACACAAAACTGGTACGATTCACAGAGAGAAGCAGACCTCTGGTACAAAGGCTTTCTGCTCACAGGTACCACGAATCAGAAAGACTCAATCAAACTCACCAGAGACAAAGCGGCTGGCCTCCTCTATGTCAGACTAAAACGATTTTGCCCAATCAATAGAAAACCCGGAATCGTGGTGAGCGAACTCTGTTTCAATGAACGGCAGGGCTCTACGCTGATCTCGCATAAGCGCTGGATATATCCCGAAAAACAGAAGCAACCCGAACATCCGTTTCGAGAGGTCACTGTCAGCTGGGAACAGGTCGATTCGATCTGGGTCCCCACCTCCGTGACGACCGTCCGCA
This window harbors:
- a CDS encoding TIM barrel protein → MRNTPHPHNRLPRRDFLKQASLSALAGTMLAGGAAESASVQAGETKKEKSADGYQLGAFTKSFQDMPIPEVCKAFKSIGLDGLDLTVRPKGHILPENAEQELPLACAAAKEAGVKILFLTTMIEEPDKNAERILATAQEQGIDRIKIGYYRYKPFGTLAQQLKETTKKIGNVAKLCQKYEILPCVHVHSNAFLPSHGTQLYQLIQDYSPQEVGAYVDMLHMVKEGSGDGWRQGLDLLAPWISLCAVKNFAWERGEGRDKKGHQKWEVKTVPVADGISPIPEYVDVLRKLGYEGIFSLHSEYKGRHSWKELSTQECLDQTAVDAKYFRSLWS
- a CDS encoding class I SAM-dependent RNA methyltransferase, which produces MSEPLTLIATSTFGLEAVVARELKQLGYEDQTVENGRVMFQADKAAICRCNLWLRSADRILICLGEFTALDFDDLFDETRDLEWERWLPPSARFPVRATAVRSKINSAKNSQKMVKKAIAERLKDHYIKDWFPEDGPMYSVSVSILKDRATLCIDTTGPGLHKRGYRKLTAGAQLKETLAAGLIQLSYWNNERALVDSCCGSGTIPIEAALIGTNTAPGLNRSFVAEEWHKIPAELWSEAREEARDLQDLDALSFRLQGYDIDPGMIRMARYHAREAGVDELVHFQDQPVAEFSTPRKYGCIITNPPYGERLGEKEEAEVIYRQMKEVFAPLDTWSIYVLTSHPGFERIFDRKARRRKLYNGRIECTYYQFPGPPPPRKRSPWDDATNTDSESTSETDADAPADDTTDSAD
- a CDS encoding ATP-dependent helicase encodes the protein MSEIPQHIEDLFAQLNPQQRAAACHDTGSLLIIAGAGTGKTTTLSHRVAWLISQGIDPSRILLLTFSRRAANEMVRRVDALLRAMGDSREHAASARSRSIWGGTFHSTAARLLRRYGQSIGLPDDFTIIDRSDAEDLMSSLRSELELGNNVAKFPRKGTLVEIYSRCVNTCLKLEPVLERYYPWCLEHVEALKQLFQAFVDRKEQQNILDYDDLLLFWHALSSDPAGGKLLRGQFEAVLVDEYQDTNVLQSGILKNLCPDGAGLTVVGDDAQSIYSFRAATVRNILDFPEEYPGTTVVTLEENYRSTQPILAATNQIIDEAHERYEKKLWSSKIAGEPPILVDCSDNNEQADFVVTQVLEHLEAGIPLNQQAVLFRASHHSLALEVELARRNIAYHKYGGLKFIETAHVKDLMAYLRLAENPRDAVSGLRVLTLLPGIGQKKAQQLLNLLAESGFRFDAWSEFKPPAATVEHWPLFIRLMKNLSSPQSEKKGISSEVHQVRTFYSPLLDQQYDNGPARQRDLEQLEQVASRFSSRMSFLEEITLDPPSSTQDIANDSSKTDDDFLVLSTIHSSKGLEWDAVYVLQAADGSIPSEMSLESNDEIDEERRLFYVALTRAKNWLYVCFPHRQYFQNRRWNQAHSYAQLTRFISSKTLPLFQRRPAFNAEDLDTPEEAQIETTAEDIRKNIRNMWSS
- a CDS encoding family 16 glycoside hydrolase encodes the protein MFSFRFCLLTILSVSLFCSANLVSAAEKSDSEATRLVNVLNSDASTYDKAMACRRLAAIGDAKSVPAIAKYLGDEKLATYARSALENIPADAADQALEAALKSVKGDQLVGVINSLAKRRDKGATAELAKLLANDNPKVAIAAAHALGAIGTSDAAATLKQSLGTDRGAVKQEVAFALLMCARSLADSNKGEAVELTEVVLQADLPENVNLAATQRAIVLLGKDGFDLLAKTLKADDLARFRAGLQAARKVGPEASTTLVAVYPELSDERKGLVIAALSQSKNASALPLIQQALKSDSEALQLQAVLSLGELVSVLKADEQLQVLGALFGKLKQSPSALTEATADTIGKMNGSQTADKVQSAIEESTRKLVESEALSQQLAGLQLAGDCRLSSLTPAVYQLVGHSNPEVKQAAIQALGGTTSSDDLPKLITLAVKNPGDAAISDALKAACSRLPLEETAQTLAQAMDGASIEQQQLILNQLAAIGGETALKTVVQAARSNEDALQNTATDLLGKWVTIDVAPPLLDLAQSLENRKYQIRALRGYIRVARQLNMTPAERLEVCRNTLANAERNDEKKLVFEVLRRYPTPEAVNFTINLLKEKDLNVAASATIVSWAERGTPIENTLLRDALQQVITTTDNAGLKQRAEQQLERISAQAAQEEQALGFQPLYDGKTFNGWHGNEEIFRIEDGEIVAGSLTEKVKQNEFLRSDKEYEDFELILEFKLLGEKTNAGVQIRTAEIPDDHEVSGFQADLGTGYWGCLYDESRRRKILAGPPKEIRDLPVRMNDWNTYRIRCQGPRIQLWINGVQTVDYVEADPQIPLKGIIALQIHGNLVNQVHYRNMRLREL
- a CDS encoding Gfo/Idh/MocA family protein — encoded protein: MTNSSALNRRDFIKTAAAASTVFSAPLIIPGTALGLNGTVAPSERIILGGIGIRRRGGYVLSHMLEQPDVQFVAIADVRADQRKTVKEMADKANGDQKCETYRDFRELLARDDIDAVLIATGDRWHATASMMAAEAGKDVYSEKPCAISIELARKLQQTIQRTGRVFQAGTQRRNVSNFAHAAHLAQSGQLGKIHTVHASIYQLIDRHDWLPAEPEPDPEVVDWNMWLGPAPWRPYNHAYVDGAWRGHYDFDSGAKLLDWGAHTLDICQWALEADDTMPVTYEPMDVPNDNVIECVYENGVKLVMRRNGWMGLGTCPVRFEGEEGWVETGDSGQTAVSSNRLRASLPSPSAIPGTSPKFHVRDFFNCVKTRSQPAANEDVMARSHIACHAAAIAWKLGRKVQFDPVKEEFVNDDEANRMRSRAMREPWTV
- a CDS encoding pyridoxamine 5'-phosphate oxidase family protein, with the translated sequence MGQRFNELSEKLIDFINDQRLFFVGTATADSRINVSPKGMDSFRVLGPNRVIWLNMTGSGNETSAHIQQDGRMTVMFCAFTGKPLILRLYGQARVIHPYDSDWTELSAHFPPIPGARQVFDMHVDLVQTSCGMAVPYFDYVEEREQLKTWATKQGTAGIQQYWHDKNQQSLDGIPTHILQDQ